From a single archaeon BMS3Bbin15 genomic region:
- the mobA_1 gene encoding molybdenum cofactor guanylyltransferase: MIAKSHTTTGKIMGITAIILAGGKSRRMGKDKRTLTLGNRSFLRAVYDTMETFAQEIIVSYSSPLQKVEKLNAIDVYDEVKGAGPLAGLISSLKAAKNETVAFAPVDAPAISPELYIYMINVLESFDAVVPKKGDYIEPLIAVYKREEFLNACEKTLCAGYKHVRKAVERLEKVKYVDVEEFRQFDRNLLCFENVNTPQDYSRLKNILG; encoded by the coding sequence ATGATTGCAAAATCACACACAACCACAGGTAAAATTATGGGTATAACAGCTATAATTCTTGCAGGAGGAAAAAGCAGAAGAATGGGCAAGGACAAGAGAACACTTACATTAGGCAATAGAAGCTTTCTGAGAGCAGTTTATGACACCATGGAAACATTCGCTCAGGAGATAATTGTTTCCTATTCTTCTCCCCTGCAGAAAGTTGAAAAACTGAATGCTATTGATGTATATGACGAGGTTAAAGGGGCTGGGCCACTGGCAGGGTTGATAAGCTCTCTGAAGGCTGCAAAGAACGAAACAGTAGCCTTTGCACCCGTTGATGCACCTGCAATCTCCCCTGAGCTATATATATATATGATTAATGTTCTCGAGAGCTTTGATGCGGTAGTTCCAAAGAAAGGGGATTATATTGAACCTCTGATTGCTGTATATAAAAGAGAGGAATTTCTAAATGCATGTGAAAAGACATTATGTGCAGGATATAAACATGTAAGAAAAGCTGTCGAAAGACTTGAAAAGGTTAAATATGTAGATGTTGAAGAATTCAGGCAGTTTGACAGGAATTTGTTATGCTTTGAAAATGTTAACACACCTCAAGATTATTCAAGGCTGAAAAATATTCTGGGGTAG